A segment of the Posidoniimonas polymericola genome:
CCCGCGACTAACGTCGTTCGGCAGGGTCCCGTCAGAGTGGCTCAGTTTGGTCTGGGGCCGATCAACATACCAGCCGAGCACAGTAGGTGACTGCGCGGAGTGTCGACATGGCAGGCCACGACTAGATCGGGAGTCGGAAGAGCAAGGGCGGTCATTGCGAGGCGTCACGCCCAGCCCACGGACACTACGCACCGTTCAACCGCGGTGGCCCGGCCCGCTCTAGACACAGAAGCTGCTACTTATCCGAAACAACTTTGTGCGACGCCGGCGAGACGTCGCGGAATCGGGCGTGGCAATCGCGGCAGTTCTGCGTCACGCCAGCGTAGGCGTCGTTCGCTAGCCGCCGTTGCCGCTCGCTGTTTGCCTGCCGCAGGGCGTCCTCCAACCTGGCAGCGGCCTCTTCCCCCTGCTGGGCTAGCTTTCGGAATCCCTCGGGCTTGGCCTGGGCCTCTTCGAGACGCAGCAGCTCGGTGTAGTGCTCGCGGAGGAGTAACCCCTCGTGGGCAGGCGCAAGATCGGGGTGGTTGGCCGGCGTCTGCCAGCCGGACTGCTGGATTTGGGCGACACGGTCACTGGCGTGCTCGAGATCAATCATCGATTGCACCAGTAGCGGCGGCTCGGAGACTTCCGGGAAGTCCGAAGACAGCGCGTCGAGCGTCGCCCGATCGAATCGCTCAGCAGCCCTAACGGACGCGAACAACCCGATATACCTTGGGCTCGCGCCGGCGGCCGCTAGAACCTCGCTGCCTTGAGCGACACTCAGTTTGCCTACGCCGATACAGGCGACCGCCGCCGCCGCCGGGCTGCGGTGCTTGCCGTGGTGGCAATGAATGTAGATTGGCCCCGGCAGGTCGGCGACCGCCTTGGAGAGTTCCTTCGCGCGCACAGCGGGGATACCATCGTACCCGTGCGGTAGATGCACGTACGCCAGGCCGTGGCGTTTGGCGGCGGCGATATCGGGCCGGGCGCCATCCACGCTCAGCACCGTATTTACGCCAAGCCGCTTGAGCGCGGCGAAGCCTTCGTCCCCCACCGGGGAACCGCCAGAAATAACTCGTTCTGTGAGCCACATCGCGTTTGGCAGCGCGGGCTCCGCAACGGGCTGTGGCGCCCAGTCGTGGCTGCCGTGTGCGAGCGAGGCCAGCCCGAGGCAGGCCAAAAAGAAGCAGGACCGCCGAAACGCGGCGGGCGGTCTCGCGTTGCTCATGCTTTCTCTGCGGGTTCGGGAAGAAAACGACGATCGACGAGCGATTGCCATACTAGCACGTTTACGAGAACGGAACAGGAGCGGCAGCGCGACGGCACGACTTCAACGTCGCGTACCTTTTTTGGAATTTTGGGGCCCGTTTTTGAATACTCCAAGGCGGCCGGTGATTAAACTGGCAGTTGTTATTGGGATTAGTCGCTCGTGCGGGCAGATCACGCAGGCAGTTCGAACCTGTTCGAACCCTCTCGCGTAGAACGGTCGACTAGGCACCCTCCCGCGGAAGCGGGTCAAGGATGAGTTTCGAGCGTTGGTTATGCAGCCCCGAGCGATTCGGCTGTCGGGGCGCTGTCCTGCAAGCGGGACGCGGCTAGAAGCGTTTTAACAACGACAGGCTTTTCTAGACCAACGGGGCTGGCAGCGGGATTTCCCTGGCGTGACGCTAGCGGAGACCCCGCCACTTAGGAGACGCCAACATGTCCATTGCAGCAGGGCTACCGCCCGGGTCGGGGAGTACCGGATTGCGACGCACCAACATCCACTCGGTCCAGAACACGATTCGACGCCACTGGACCGACCAAGAGAAACGCCGCCGCACCGAAATGGCGCGGCTCATGCAGCGACGCCTGCTGACGGCCCTGGAGGGCCGCCGCCTCGTCGGCTAACCACGCTGGTCGGCTAACCACCCTGGTCGGCCAACGATGCTGGTCGGCTGGCAAGAGTTGTGGTCGCCGGGAACGAGGCGGAGCCGCCAGCCTAGACCGCGCCCTCGACCTCGTGCACGACGACCACGTCGTGCACGCCCTTGGCGTTTCCGCCCGGCCCTGCGGCCAGGTGGCTGCCGCCGAGGATCACGATCCGGTCGCCTTTGGAGGCAAATCCGACGCGGCAGGCCCAGGTGTCCGCGTGTCGGATGAGCTGCTGCATGTCCTCCGCGGGAGCGCCGGTCAGTGGGGTCACGCCCCAGTACAGGCACATCCGCCGCAGCGTCTGCTGGTTCTGGCTGACCCCAATTGTGGGCGTCGTGTGCCGCTGCTGCGAGAGCGCCAACGCGGTTCTGCCCGAGTAGCTGGCCACCACCACCAGCTTGGCCCGCAGCGAGTGCGCCATGGCGCCAGCCCCCCGCACCACGGCGCGGGTGATGTCGTGCAGCACCGGGGACACGCCACCGTCGTTGTGGCGGGGCGGCTGATCGGCGATGCTGGCCTCAGTAGCCAAGCAGATGCGGTTCATCATGGCGACCGTCTCAACCGGGTACTGGCCGATCGCGGTCTCGCCGGACAGCATGCACGCGTCCGCGCCGTCCAGGACAGCGTTGGCCACGTCGGTCACCTCGGCCCGCTTGGGGCGCAGCGACTCGTGCATGCTGTCGAGCATCTGGGTCGCGATGATGGCCGGCTTCTGGTAGCGGTGGCAGGTCTGGATGATCCGCTTCTGCTGCACCGGCATCTCGGCCACGTCGATCTCGACGCCCAGGTCGCCGCGGGCGACCATCACCGCGTCGCTCGCCGAGACGATCTCTTCGATCCGGTCGATCGCTTCGCGTTTCTCGATCTTCGAGACCACGTACGCTTCGGAGTTGTTCGAGCGGAGGATGTCACGCAGCGCCCGCACCTCGTCCGGGGCGCGGACGAAGCTGAGGCTGACAAAGTCGACGCCCGCGTCGGCGGCCCAGATGGCGTGCTGGTGGTCGACGACGCTGATGGCCGGCGCGCTGAGCTTTACGCCGGGCAGGTTGATGCCCTGGCGGCTGCGGATCACGCCCCGCTGCACAACCCGCATCTGGGCGCGACCGGGCTCCTTGCCGATCACCACCATGCTGACGGTGCCGTCGGCCAGCATCACCTGGTCGCCTACTGAGAGCTCGCGCACCAACGGGGCGTAGCTGCAGGTAAACTCGTTGGGCTCCTTGCGTTCCTTACCCTCGACAAACCAGAACTCGGCGTCGGTCTCGCAGAAGATCCGATCGTTGTCGATTTCACCCAGGCGGAACTTGGGACCAGCCAGGTCGACCAGGATCCCGATCGGGGTATCCAGCTCCTCGCTCACCCGGCGGATATTGTCGACATTAATCTGCTGTTCTTCGGGCCCCCCGTGGGCCATGTTCAGCCGGAACACGTCGGCTCCGGCGCGGATCATCGCGGCCAGCGTCTCCGGGTCCGACGAACTAGGGCCGACCGTGGCGACAATCTTGGTGCGGGCGAGGTGACGGATATCGTTGGGTAGGGGCATGATACTGTCGGGTGAGGTGGGCTTCGTGCCTGCAATGGTCGGCGCCAGGTGAGGGTCGCCGGGCCCTATTGTGGGCGTTGGGCACGTGTCTGGGAATGGTGGCGACATAGGACCGTCTTCTTTTTAACGGGAACTGCACAAACCTCGCGACGCACACGGCGCCCTCAACCGTAGCTCATCAGCCGCCCCGCAGGTTAAGATGGTCGCCGGATAACCACACGCCTGCGGCAGGATTCGCGCACTGTGAGCTACTGGAACGGTAAATCGGCCTTAGTGACCGGCGGTTCGGCCGGGCTGGGGCTCGCCCTGGCCCGGACGCTCGTCACGGAGGGCGCGCGGGTGACGATCTGCGGCCGCGGGCCCGATCGGCTCGAGAAGGCCGCCGACGGTCTGCGCGGCCTCGGCGGCGACGTCCTTTGCGTTGCGTGCGATGTCGCTCATGCCGGCGAGACCCGGCGGGCGGTCGACGCTGCGGCCGAGCGGTTTGGCGGGCTCCACTTCGCGTGCTGCTGCGCTGGAGAATCGATGCGGGGCGACGTGATCTCGACCTCGCGGGAGCGGTTCGAGGAGCTGATGGCGGTCAACTTCCTGGCCGCGGTCGACATGGCGCACGCGGCCGGGCCGCTGCTCGAGGCGAATCGGGGCCACCTGACGTTTATTGGCTCGCTGGCGAGCAAGTTCGCCCCCCGGTACCTCGGCGCCTACCCCGCCAGCAAGCACGCGGTCGCGGCGTTGGCTCAGCAGCTGCGGCTCGAACGCGGCCCCGAGGGACTGCACGTGCTGCTTGTCTGCCCGGGCCCCATCGCCCGCCCCGATGGTGGGCAGCGTTATCAGCAGCAAACGAGCGACCTCCCAGAGGCCGCCAACCGGCCGGGGGGCGGAGCCAAGGTTAAGTCAATCGCGCCCGACGTCCTCTCCCAAAAGCTGCTTGCGGCGTGCGAGAAGCGTCAGAGCGAGCTGGTCATCCCCGCCAAGGCCCGGATCCTCGCCGCCCTGACGCAGCTCAGCCCCAAGTGGGGCGACTGGGCGCTCAGCAAACAAACTAGCAAGTAGTCACCGCACTTCACTCACACCAAGTCTCCCGATGGCCAGCCAGCTCTCTCTCTCTGACTTTCAACAACTGATCCGGGACATGTACCTTGAGAAGGACCGCCAGCGTGGCGTCGACGCCACCTTCATGTGGCTGATGGAAGAGGTAGGCGAGCTGGCCTCCGCGCTCCGGGAGGGAACCCCCGAAGAGCTGCGGGGCGAATTCGCCGACGTGCTCGCCTGGCTGACCACCATCGCCAACGTCGCGGACATCGACCTCACCCAGGCCGTCCGCGAGAAGTACGGCGACGGCTGCCCCGGTTGCGGCGCGTTGGTCTGCTGCTGCGAAGGCGAAAAACCGTAGCCGACGCAGAACTAGGCGCCCTGTGGTGCGTAGGTCACAATAAGGGATTACCCGCACGCACCGCACGCTTATGCTCTCCCGGCTTCTCCAGAAACTACCGCCGCTGCTGATACTGATCGCCGCTGCGCACGCGGCCGCAGGAGAGCCGGCAAGCCTGGCAAAGGTCGAGGTCGGCTTCGCTGGCCGGTACAAGCTCGGCAGCTGGACGCCGGTCGTCGTCACGGTCGCCGGAGAAGCCGGCGATCTGCGTCTGGAGATCACGGCCCCCGACGGCGACGGCGCCCCGGCCACCGTGTCCACCCTGGGCCCCCCTGACGCGTCGGGGCGCATCCACTCGCTGACACGGGTCGGCCGTCGCGACGCAGTCATCCGCTGCCGGCTGTTCGATGGCGACCGGCTCGCTGACCAGTGGCGGAGCGGCCGCGACCTGGACGCCCCGGTCCGTGGACTCCCGGTCGCCGAACCCCTGATTGTCGA
Coding sequences within it:
- a CDS encoding cytochrome c; the protein is MSNARPPAAFRRSCFFLACLGLASLAHGSHDWAPQPVAEPALPNAMWLTERVISGGSPVGDEGFAALKRLGVNTVLSVDGARPDIAAAKRHGLAYVHLPHGYDGIPAVRAKELSKAVADLPGPIYIHCHHGKHRSPAAAAVACIGVGKLSVAQGSEVLAAAGASPRYIGLFASVRAAERFDRATLDALSSDFPEVSEPPLLVQSMIDLEHASDRVAQIQQSGWQTPANHPDLAPAHEGLLLREHYTELLRLEEAQAKPEGFRKLAQQGEEAAARLEDALRQANSERQRRLANDAYAGVTQNCRDCHARFRDVSPASHKVVSDK
- the pyk gene encoding pyruvate kinase, with product MPLPNDIRHLARTKIVATVGPSSSDPETLAAMIRAGADVFRLNMAHGGPEEQQINVDNIRRVSEELDTPIGILVDLAGPKFRLGEIDNDRIFCETDAEFWFVEGKERKEPNEFTCSYAPLVRELSVGDQVMLADGTVSMVVIGKEPGRAQMRVVQRGVIRSRQGINLPGVKLSAPAISVVDHQHAIWAADAGVDFVSLSFVRAPDEVRALRDILRSNNSEAYVVSKIEKREAIDRIEEIVSASDAVMVARGDLGVEIDVAEMPVQQKRIIQTCHRYQKPAIIATQMLDSMHESLRPKRAEVTDVANAVLDGADACMLSGETAIGQYPVETVAMMNRICLATEASIADQPPRHNDGGVSPVLHDITRAVVRGAGAMAHSLRAKLVVVASYSGRTALALSQQRHTTPTIGVSQNQQTLRRMCLYWGVTPLTGAPAEDMQQLIRHADTWACRVGFASKGDRIVILGGSHLAAGPGGNAKGVHDVVVVHEVEGAV
- a CDS encoding SDR family NAD(P)-dependent oxidoreductase, which produces MSYWNGKSALVTGGSAGLGLALARTLVTEGARVTICGRGPDRLEKAADGLRGLGGDVLCVACDVAHAGETRRAVDAAAERFGGLHFACCCAGESMRGDVISTSRERFEELMAVNFLAAVDMAHAAGPLLEANRGHLTFIGSLASKFAPRYLGAYPASKHAVAALAQQLRLERGPEGLHVLLVCPGPIARPDGGQRYQQQTSDLPEAANRPGGGAKVKSIAPDVLSQKLLAACEKRQSELVIPAKARILAALTQLSPKWGDWALSKQTSK
- a CDS encoding MazG nucleotide pyrophosphohydrolase domain-containing protein, which codes for MASQLSLSDFQQLIRDMYLEKDRQRGVDATFMWLMEEVGELASALREGTPEELRGEFADVLAWLTTIANVADIDLTQAVREKYGDGCPGCGALVCCCEGEKP